From one Salinibacterium hongtaonis genomic stretch:
- a CDS encoding DUF58 domain-containing protein — MAVSGLFVALVALGIVPVVVLADPWVLVIWVGFVALLGTADLLLAGSPRRIEIARELPDRVRLGEPVTATLVLTNTGNRRVRGIVRDGWQPSAAASPSRNRLDLPAGERRAVSTTLTPFRRGERRTAHVSIRSFGPLHLVGRQATLDAPGSIRVLPPFNSRRHLPSRLARLRELDGRTSVMIRGQGTEFDSLREYVRGDDVRSIDWRATARRQDVVVRTWRPERDRRIIIIIDTARTSAARVDNEPRLDTAFEASLLLAALASRAGDRVDTILFDRRVRGRVLGSASGDLLSRMVTVMAPVEPELIEMDWTAVPAIVDSVTTRHSLVVLMTSIESAGASRALLAMLPQLTRRHTVVVSSVSDPDVMDASVTRTTTAEVYRAAAAERALLDSARVSMAIRQLGGDVVTARPSELPPALADRYIALKAAGRL, encoded by the coding sequence GTGGCGGTCTCGGGTCTTTTCGTTGCACTCGTTGCGCTCGGCATCGTGCCCGTGGTCGTGCTCGCAGACCCGTGGGTACTCGTCATCTGGGTGGGCTTTGTCGCTCTTCTCGGCACGGCCGACCTGCTGCTCGCCGGATCGCCCCGCCGCATCGAGATCGCGAGAGAGCTACCCGACCGGGTGCGCCTGGGCGAACCCGTGACCGCAACTCTCGTGCTGACCAATACCGGCAATCGTCGGGTGCGGGGCATCGTTCGCGACGGTTGGCAGCCATCGGCCGCAGCAAGCCCATCGCGCAATCGACTCGATCTCCCTGCTGGCGAACGCCGGGCCGTGAGCACAACGCTCACACCGTTTCGCCGCGGCGAGCGCCGCACGGCGCACGTGAGTATTCGATCGTTCGGCCCTCTGCACTTGGTGGGGCGACAGGCGACTCTTGATGCCCCCGGCAGCATCCGGGTGCTCCCACCGTTCAATTCCCGCCGGCATTTGCCCTCCCGGCTGGCCCGGCTGCGCGAGCTCGACGGGCGCACCAGCGTGATGATCAGAGGCCAGGGCACCGAATTTGACTCGCTGCGCGAGTACGTGCGTGGTGACGATGTGCGCTCGATCGATTGGCGAGCCACGGCACGCCGCCAGGACGTTGTCGTGCGCACCTGGCGCCCGGAGCGCGACCGGCGCATCATCATCATCATCGACACCGCTCGCACCTCGGCCGCCCGCGTTGACAACGAGCCGCGCCTGGACACGGCGTTCGAAGCATCCCTTTTGCTTGCGGCCCTCGCTTCGCGCGCGGGCGACAGGGTCGACACCATCCTGTTTGACCGCCGGGTGCGCGGCCGGGTGCTGGGGTCGGCCAGTGGCGACCTGCTTTCGCGAATGGTCACGGTGATGGCACCGGTTGAACCGGAGCTGATCGAGATGGACTGGACAGCGGTGCCCGCGATCGTCGACTCCGTCACGACCAGGCATTCGCTCGTCGTGTTGATGACATCGATTGAGTCGGCGGGAGCATCCAGGGCCCTCTTGGCCATGCTGCCGCAGCTCACCCGACGGCACACGGTCGTGGTGAGCTCCGTCTCCGACCCCGATGTGATGGATGCCTCGGTCACGAGAACGACGACCGCCGAGGTCTATCGGGCGGCGGCTGCGGAGCGGGCACTTCTCGACAGCGCGCGGGTGTCCATGGCTATCCGCCAGCTCGGCGGCGATGTCGTCACGGCACGGCCATCCGAGCTTCCCCCCGCCCTCGCCGACCGCTATATCGCGCTCAAGGCAGCAGGGCGACTCTAA